TTGAGTGTTTTTCTATCCTACAAAGAAAATGTTTTTTTATGTAAAGAAACGAGCATTAACAAAAAATTCTATAAAACTATCGGGAAACAGCAATGTGTTGTTTATGAGTAACTTCTATTGTTGATGGAAATTTCAAACGGAGAAAAATCAAAAAAAATGATTTTTTTTGACCAAAAAGTTTGCACAAACTAAATAAAGACTTAAATTTGCACTCGCTAATAGCACTGCTGGTCTATGGTGTAATGGTAACACTACGGTTTTTGGTGCCGTCTTTCTAGGTTCGAGTCCTAGTAGACCAACAGAAAAGTCTCTCAGAAATGAGAGACTTTTTTTTATTTAAAAAAGTTTTGTTTAAAATTTGCATAAATTAAATAAAGTTTTAATTTTGCACCCGCTTAACCGCACTGCTGGTCTATGGTGTAATGGTAACACTACGGTTTTTGGTGCCGTCTTTCTAGGTTCGAGTCCTAGTAGACCAACAGAAAAGCCTCTCAGAAATGAGAGGCTTTTTTTATGCTGTAAATTTAGCGGATGCTATTTTTGTTTAGAGTCTGATGTTTAGCTATTTGATTGTTTTATTTTTGGTTTAAAGAAGAAGGGACTATTCCGAATTTCTTTTTGAATGAAAACGAAAAATGTGAAAGATCTTCAAAGCCAACGCCAAGATATACTTCTGATGGCGGATTTCCTTGGCTGATTAAATAATAAGCTTCCTGAAGTCTTTTGTTTAAAAGCCATTTTCCGGGTGCCTGCTGAAAAACTTTTTGAAAATCTCTTTTAAATGTGGCTAAACTTCTTCCTGTTAGATAGGCAAATCGTTGCATTTGAACATTAAAGTGGAAGTTTTTATTCATAAAGGCTTCCAGGTCAATTTTTCCAGGCTCATTAAAATCAAACAATATGTCTTTTAATTCTGGATTTATTTTTAGCAAAAGATGAATTGCTTCTTTGATTTTTAAATTGAACAATGTTTCATTGTTTTCTTCTTCGACTTCCAGGTATGATATCAGCGATTCCATGAAAGATTGGTAGAGTGGGTTAGGGGCTAATGAGAACATGGCATTTGTATCGGCTTTTTTATCGGCTTTTAAATTGTGCTCTTTGCTAATTTCTCGTAAAATTTCCTGATCAAGAAAAAGAGAAATGGTTTTGAATTCTCCTCCTGCTGGTGGAATTTTGGTAAACTTAGCTAAATGATTTCGTCTGCTAAAGCGGAAGTCTCCTGGTTTTGAGTGAAAAGTATTTTGATTATCTGTAACAATCATTTCGCCAGAAATCTGATAGCTAAAAACATGTTCTGGTATAAAATGCTCGCCTTCTCGACTCCGTGAGTAATAGCAGGAGTAGAGTATTTTGGGTTTTATTTGTGATTTTATGCTCATATTGTAAAAATACTAAAATCTGGAATCTTTATGCGTTAAAGATTTCCAGATTGAGAGGTTATTTTTGTTGAATTAGTGCTCTTGGCTCTAAATAGGCTTCTAGGCCAAGTATTCCAAATTCACGTCCGATTCCAGATTGTTTAAATCCCCCAAAAGGTGCCATTGGGTCATGACCAATTCCGTTTATTTGAACACGTCCTGCATTAATTTGAGAAGCAACTCGATGAGCTCTTTCCGTATTTGAAGAACTTACGTAGGCTTGTAATCCGTATGTTGTGTCATTAGCAATTTCGATAGCTTCTTCTTCCGATTTATAGGTAATAACGGAGAGAACAGGTCCGAATATTTCTTCTTTTGCAATGCGCATCTGATTGTTTACATTGATAAAGACTGTTGGCTTGACAAAATTTCCATTTTCTAAGCCTTCTGGTTTTCCAAGTCCGCCAGTTAATATTTCTGCGCCTTCATTAATTCCGATTTGAATATAATCTTGAACACGATTGTATTGTTTTGTGCTGACCATTGGTCCTACTGCGGTATTTGGATTTTTTGGATCGTCAACAATAAGGTTTGAGATTATTTCTTTAATAAGTAGTTTAGATTCGTCTAGTTTGTTTTCTGGAATCAGTAATCTTGTTCCGGCAATACAAGCTTGTCCGCTGTTCATAAAAGCGGCGCCAATGGCAAGCGGAATGGCTGTTGAAAAGTCGGCATCGTCTAGAATGATATTTGGAGATTTTCCTCCAAGTTCCAGAGTTACTCTTTTCATTGTGTTTACAGCTTCTTTTGCAATTATTTTCCCAACGTTAGTTGATCCTGTAAAAGAAATTTTAGCAATTTCAGGGTTTCTGCTTATTTCGGCGCCGACAATTTCTCCTAATCCATTTACAATGTTAAATACGCCTTTAGGAAGATTTGCTTCATGAAGGCATTCTGTTATCAATTGTGTTTGCTGGGCACTCATTTCACTTGGTTTGATTACGGTTGTACATCCTGCTGCAATTGCGGTGGATAATTTGCTGCAGATAAAACCGTTGCTTGAGTTCCACGGGATGATAATTCCGACAACACCAATTGGCGCCATTTGAACCTCAGATTCGCCCATTGTTTTAGTGAAGTTGTAAGAATGAAGCATGTCGATTGCAGAGTCAAAACTTTTTAACATATAATCGTAGCTTACGCTTGCAAATTGAAATGTGCCTCCATATTCTTCTGTCATTACATTGACAAAGTCTTCTTTTCTTTTTTTAATAGAAGATTTAATTTTTTCAAGATATTGAATCCTTTCTGAGGTTGTTGTTTTTGAAAAAGTTTTAAAAGCATTTTTAGCTGCTTCAATGGCTTTTTGAGCGTCTTCGGTGTTTCCTAGAAGAACGCTTCCTAGTTTTTCATTTGTTGTTGGACTAATAAGGTCAAAATATTCTGTTCCTTGAGGAGTGATAAATTCTCCGTTAATGTAAATTTTGTCTATTGTTTTCATGATATATATATTTAGATTTTATTTGACAAAGTTCTAAATAAAGCATGCTGAGAGCTTTGTTGTATGGCTCAAATAGACTTTGTTGAAAAGCTCATCGCGAAGGAGTTTTTCTAGAAAAAAACAGGAATTTATTGAATGTATAAAAAGTTTTTATAGTTAGTTTTTTTTTTTTTTTTTTTTTTTTTTTTTGTGTTTGAAGGGGGTTGGGTGTTAGTGGTTTGTTTTAATTCTATGAAGAAATGTTTGAAATGATTTAATATTTTTTTGTTTTTTATTGTTCTTATTATCAGTGTTTTATATATTTGTTATAATTAGAATACTACATTATGTTTTGCGTTAACTGAATAATAATTATAAAAGAATGAATTATGGACAATTTGAAAAAAATGAATTTTACAGAGTTAGATCCTTCTGAAATGAAATTAGTACAAGGGGGAAACTGGGTAGACGATCTGGTGGTGGTTCTTGGTAGTCTTGAGGCTGTGGCTGCATATCTCGGCAAGACTGTAGATGAAGTGCGTGCGATGCTAGGATTGTAATAAGTCTTAAAGAATGGTATGAAAATCTTTATGACTTAAGCTGTTATAAGAAAAGCTTCTCATTCGAGAAGCTTTTTGAGTTTTGATTATTGTTTAAATCTTTAAAGTAATTAC
The Flavobacterium humidisoli DNA segment above includes these coding regions:
- a CDS encoding aldehyde dehydrogenase family protein produces the protein MKTIDKIYINGEFITPQGTEYFDLISPTTNEKLGSVLLGNTEDAQKAIEAAKNAFKTFSKTTTSERIQYLEKIKSSIKKRKEDFVNVMTEEYGGTFQFASVSYDYMLKSFDSAIDMLHSYNFTKTMGESEVQMAPIGVVGIIIPWNSSNGFICSKLSTAIAAGCTTVIKPSEMSAQQTQLITECLHEANLPKGVFNIVNGLGEIVGAEISRNPEIAKISFTGSTNVGKIIAKEAVNTMKRVTLELGGKSPNIILDDADFSTAIPLAIGAAFMNSGQACIAGTRLLIPENKLDESKLLIKEIISNLIVDDPKNPNTAVGPMVSTKQYNRVQDYIQIGINEGAEILTGGLGKPEGLENGNFVKPTVFINVNNQMRIAKEEIFGPVLSVITYKSEEEAIEIANDTTYGLQAYVSSSNTERAHRVASQINAGRVQINGIGHDPMAPFGGFKQSGIGREFGILGLEAYLEPRALIQQK
- a CDS encoding AraC family transcriptional regulator codes for the protein MSIKSQIKPKILYSCYYSRSREGEHFIPEHVFSYQISGEMIVTDNQNTFHSKPGDFRFSRRNHLAKFTKIPPAGGEFKTISLFLDQEILREISKEHNLKADKKADTNAMFSLAPNPLYQSFMESLISYLEVEEENNETLFNLKIKEAIHLLLKINPELKDILFDFNEPGKIDLEAFMNKNFHFNVQMQRFAYLTGRSLATFKRDFQKVFQQAPGKWLLNKRLQEAYYLISQGNPPSEVYLGVGFEDLSHFSFSFKKKFGIVPSSLNQK